The following is a genomic window from Rubrobacter naiadicus.
GAGAGGGATCTCGTCGGTCCCGGTCTGGGCCGCGCAGAGGTCTATCCGGCGGTTCGGTGGGCCTTTGCTGCTCTGGAGATCGTGGACTCCCGCTTCCGAGACTACCGGTTCCGTCTGGAGGATAACACCGCCGACAACAGCTCCGCTGCTCGATTCGTGCTCGGGGGTCCCGTCCACCTTGCTTCGGTTCCTGATCTACGGCTCGTGGGTGTGCTGCTCTGGAGAGACGGTCGTGTCGTGGACGGTGGGATCGGAGCCAACGCCATGGGTGATCCTCTCTCCGCGGTAGTCTGGCTGGCGAACAGCCTGGGGGAGGCGGGAGGGGTTCTCGAAGAGGGGAGCATAGTGCTGACCGGGGGGCTGACGCGGGCGCACCCCGTCGGTGCGGGAGGGACCTTCGTGGTCGAATCTGGTGGCCTGGGAACGGTCAAGACACACTTCGTTGATGGAGGAGAGGGTGAAGATGCAGACCGCTGATATAGATACGGTGCGATTGGCCAGGGGCCTTTTCGAAGCCTTCGAATCAGGGAAGGCGATCCCACCTCTGACGGGGTCGCATCCCGAACTGGGGGCTGAGGGGGCATACCAGATCCAGCAGGAGCTCGTGCGTTTGCACGAGGAGGCGGGAAGGAAGATCGTAGCCCGCAAGGTTGGCCTCACCAGCAAGGCCAT
Proteins encoded in this region:
- a CDS encoding 2-keto-4-pentenoate hydratase; the protein is MVSSAIESLARRLLEAERACSPIDPLTDEHPDLTLQEAYRIQEAALEERGEPRIGYKLGFTSEVMRRQMDISGPNRGVLTSSMQVDADAGPIPLQGLIHPRVEPEVALLIERDLVGPGLGRAEVYPAVRWAFAALEIVDSRFRDYRFRLEDNTADNSSAARFVLGGPVHLASVPDLRLVGVLLWRDGRVVDGGIGANAMGDPLSAVVWLANSLGEAGGVLEEGSIVLTGGLTRAHPVGAGGTFVVESGGLGTVKTHFVDGGEGEDADR